The genome window GCCGGTGCGGGCAGCGGCGGCGGCTGGGTCGAGGAGGGCCCGGCTCATGGCCCACAGTCTCGCACGCTCCCCGGCTGCCGGCATCAGCGGCCGCCCGGCATCGCGGCCGGCCGGAGCTCGGGCCGTCGTGCCGAGAGCGGGGGCTCCGGCCCGCGGCCCGGCTCGACCGTGCCCCGGGTCACGCGCCACTCGCGGCACGCTTCTTGCTTCGTTAACGTGATCGAGGTGATGATCGTCATAGGTTTGGGAGAGCGTGCGGAGAGCCGGCATGCAGCAGCGGAGCAGCTCGTGGCCCCACGACCACAGCACTGACGTCGGCATGCGGCCGCGGGTTGTCATCCTCGACGTCGGGGACTCGGCCCGCGTCGCGGTCCTGGAGCTGCCGGACTCGCTCGAGATCGGCGGCCGCTTCTGCCATTCCGGCACCTGGTGGCGCGTCACCGGCCGGCGCACCGGCTCGCGCGTGCTCATCGCCGTCCCCGCTCCCCCACCCGACCAGGATCTAAGACCCAGGGGATAGCCCCCCTCCCGTTCCCGTACCCGTTCCCGTTCCCGCACGGCGCGCGACCAATCGAGCGATCCGCGCCCGGGTCCTGACCTGGTCGACGGTGAAGATCGCGAGCGCGGTCCAGATGAAGGCGAAGGCGATCAGGCGGTCGCGGGTCAGCGGCTCGCCGTAGGCCAGCACCGCGAGCAGGAACTGGCCTGTCGGCGACAGGTACTGGAGGAAGCCCAGGGTGGACAGCGGCAGCGACTGCGCCGCCGCGTTGAACCACAGGAGCGGCAGGGCGGTGATCAGGCCCGCGGCGGCCAGCAGCAGGTCGAGCCGCCACGAGCCGGTGCCGAAGTAGAGGCCGCCGGAGGAGGCGGTCGCGGCCAGGAACAGCAGCGCCGCCGGCGCCAGCAGCGCCGTCTCCACCGCGAGCCCGGGCACCGGCTTGACCCGTGCCGTCTTGCGGAGGAGGCCGTACAGGGCGAAGGAAACCGCCAGCACCAGGGAGACCCAGGGCACGGTCCCGCTGCGGACGGTCAGCC of Thermoanaerobaculales bacterium contains these proteins:
- the rarD gene encoding EamA family transporter RarD, with the translated sequence MGDVSQSPHTVESQRSYRAGLAWGLAAYGAWGVFPIYFKAVAAVPALEVLAHRVVWSVVVLAVVLTWQRRWREVTAAVADLRTLGALGVTALLIGVNWYVFIWAIATGRILQSSLGYFINPLVNVFLGVVFLGERMTRAGVAAVAIAALAVGWLTVRSGTVPWVSLVLAVSFALYGLLRKTARVKPVPGLAVETALLAPAALLFLAATASSGGLYFGTGSWRLDLLLAAAGLITALPLLWFNAAAQSLPLSTLGFLQYLSPTGQFLLAVLAYGEPLTRDRLIAFAFIWTALAIFTVDQVRTRARIARLVARRAGTGTGTGTGGGLSPGS